The Manihot esculenta cultivar AM560-2 chromosome 1, M.esculenta_v8, whole genome shotgun sequence genome has a window encoding:
- the LOC110607485 gene encoding uncharacterized protein LOC110607485 yields MTEPTYVRDVQRLTGRVVALNRFISRSAERCFSFFKKLRKVPNFEWIEDCREAFKELKCYLSSPHVLSSPLEGEELLIYLSASEQAVSAVLVRVEGGEQKPVFYVSKVLKDAEVRYLNIEKIAYALLLAVRKFRVYLESHQGVVMTDQPLKKILHRPEISSWMLAWSIETELGESSLEALGNEREGQSSQEFSWKLYVDGASGAGGSGTGVMLKGPEGLKVCYSLRLEFKASNNVAEYEALINGMLVAIEVGATDLEVNSDSQLVVNQITGTYQARDPTMQNYLAKVKAIEAELKSRGITVRYQRIPREENEEADLLSQLSKEELEQLPDEVYIQHISIPAFDKTDTVMQVEQGQNWMTPYLEYLEKGKLPEDKDEAKKIAA; encoded by the exons ATGACTGAGCCGACCTACGTGAGGGATGTCCAAAGACTTACTGGAAGGGTAGTAGCGCTCAATCGCTTTATATCGAGGTCAGCTGAAAGGTGTTTTTCGTTCTTCAAAAAGCTGAGAAAAGTCCCAAACTTTGAATGGATCGAGGATTGTcgagaagctttcaaagagctcaaatgCTACCTCAGCTCACCACATGTGCTCAGTAGCCCATTGGAAGGGGAAGAGCTCCTGATCTACTTatcagcctcagagcaagcggTTAGTGCAGTGCTGGTGAGAGTGGAAGGGGGAGAGCAAAAGCCagttttctatgtcagcaaagTGCTCAAAGATGCTGAGGTGAGATATCTTAATATCGAGAAAATAGCATATGCTCTGTTGCTGGCAGTCAGAAAATTCAGAGTTTATTtagaaagccaccaaggagtagtAATGACAGACCAGCCGTTGAAGAAGATTCTCCATAGGCCGGAAATTTCAAGTTGGATGCTCGCATGGTCCATTGAG ACAGAACTGGGTGAGTCATCTTTGGAAGCGTTGGGGAATGAGAGAGAAGGGCAGTCCTCTCAAGAATTCAGTTGGAAGCTGTATGTAGATGGGGCATCTGGCGCTGGGGGCAGTGGCACAGGAGTAATGTTGAAGGGACCTGAAGGATTAAAAGTTTGCTACTCTCTGCGCCTAGAGTTCAAAGCCTCCAACAATGTAGCAGAATACGAGGCCCTGATaaatggaatgttggtagcaatagaggtaggggcaaccgacctcgaggtAAATAGTGATTCCCAATTAGTGGTCAACCAGATAACAGGgacatatcaggccagagaccctACTATGCAAAATTACCTGGCAAAGGTAAAggccatagaagccgagctcaagaGTCGGGGGATCACTGTCAGATACCAGAGAATACCTCGGGAGGAGAATGAAGAGGCGGACTTGCTCAGTCAGCTGTCTAAGGAAGAGCTGGAACAACTCCCTGACGAGGTATACATACAACACATTAGCATACCTGCTTTTGACAAAACGGACACTGTAATGCAGGTTGAGCAAGGCCAaaactggatgaccccatacttgGAATACCTTgagaagggaaagctccctGAAGACAAAGATGAAGCAAAGAAAATAGCCGCttga